In Plasmodium falciparum 3D7 genome assembly, chromosome: 6, the following proteins share a genomic window:
- a CDS encoding enoyl-acyl carrier reductase, producing MNKISQRLLFLFLHFYTIVCFIQNNTQKTFHNVLQNEQIRGKEKAFYRKEKRENIFIGNKMKHLNNMNNTHNNNHYMEKEEQDASNINKIKEENKNEDICFIAGIGDTNGYGWGIAKELSKRNVKIIFGIWPPVYNIFMKNYKNGKFDNDMIIDKDKKMNILDMLPFDASFDTANDIDEETKNNKRYNMLQNYTIEDVANLIHQKYGKINMLVHSLANAKEVQKDLLNTSRKGYLDALSKSSYSLISLCKYFVNIMKPQSSIISLTYHASQKVVPGYGGGMSSAKAALESDTRVLAYHLGRNYNIRINTISAGPLKSRAATAINKLNNTYENNTNQNKNRNSHDVHNIMNNSGEKEEKKNSASQNYTFIDYAIEYSEKYAPLRQKLLSTDIGSVASFLLSRESRAITGQTIYVDNGLNIMFLPDDIYRNENE from the coding sequence atGAATAAAATATCACAACGGTTATTATTCCTCtttctacatttttatacCATTGTGTGCTTTATCCAGAATAATACTCAAAAGACATTCCATAACGTTCTTCAGAATGAACAGATACGAGGTAAGGAAAAAGCATTTTATAGGAAAGAAAAACGCGAAAACATATTTATAGGAAACAAAATGAAACacttaaataatatgaataatacacacaataataatcattatatGGAGAAAGAAGAACAAGATGCATCAAAcataaacaaaattaaagaagaaaataaaaatgaagatatttgttttattgcTGGTATAGGAGATACAAATGGATACGGGTGGGGTATTGCTAAAGAATTATCCAAaagaaatgtaaaaataattttcggTATTTGGCCTCctgtttataatatttttatgaaaaattataaaaacgGGAAATTTGATAATGATATGATTATTGATAAAGAtaagaaaatgaatatattagaCATGCTACCCTTTGACGCTTCTTTTGATACTGCCAATGATATAGATGAAGAAacgaaaaataataaaagatataatatgttaCAGAATTATACTATAGAAGATGTTGCCAATTTAATACAtcaaaaatatggaaaaattaATATGCTCGTTCATTCTTTAGCTAACGCTAAAGAAGTTCAAaaagatttattaaatacCAGTCGAAAAGGTTATTTAGATGCTCTTAGTAAAAGTTCTTACTCTTTAATatcattatgtaaatattttgtcAATATTATGAAACCTCAATCCAGCATTATTTCATTAACATATCATGCTAGCCAAAAAGTTGTGCCAGGCTATGGTGGAGGTATGTCCAGCGCTAAAGCTGCACTCGAATCTGATACCAGAGTTTTAGCTTATCATCTAGgaagaaattataatatcAGAATTAATACTATCAGTGCAGGACCACTTAAATCAAGAGCAGCTACTgctattaataaattaaacaatacatatgaaaataatacaaatcaaaataaaaataggaaTAGTCATgatgttcataatattatgaacaatTCAGGtgaaaaggaagaaaaaaaaaattcagcTAGCcaaaattatacatttatagaTTATGCAATAGAGTATTCAGAAAAGTATGCTCCATTACGTCAAAAGTTATTATCAACAGATATTGGATCTGTAGCATCATTTTTGTTATCTCGAGAGAGTCGTGCGATAACTGGGCAGACAATATATGTGGATAACGgattaaatataatgtttttaCCAGATGATATATATCGCaatgaaaatgaataa
- a CDS encoding GPI-anchored wall transfer protein 1, putative: MSNMNILAYLLICPFNLIYIFDLPSYIPELNKKLENDEVFIYGKEIRKNESAYSLHYEKYLYELSRRYYEIILKYNKELGVNQEKEYNLIISREIDKKKKKQKNSTQGEYNNDDDNNWKLFQIYEKEEPRSYELIRVEIYKKDILLIYKNEKTKSSIKFIIKKRKDIKNYFSLCYQNCINKLDKNDYNILKSTINNSKENIINSAYIYMYIIFFFLCIYVEKNLFLYFPILLQKYEILTTLFILFIPLILFVFFYFYFTIIKLICSCLVLYVTFQLIYYTQGMPIYMEHSILKHKEKEEICDEKEEICDEKEEICDEKEEICDEKEEICDEKEEICDEKEEILDKKKKIHEKKKKIHDKKEEIDEKKKKIHDKKDESHDKNEDITYPVQYNIENDLWYSSKNVDIKMYSSSNKGEEYIIQNTLKHFRLMNMCMTYICIFAVDFYFFPNHFCKSYYYGNTLMDIGIGASISSSAYSQEIKKFTYIKEKKRIIELKHIVLFILGISRFIGIYLFNYNYNISEYGIHWNFFLTLCTTFLISNICFILLKRIRYIFLFSIISIILFEIAIYYFDLHNYILLKNDRLNFFSSNKEGLFNIIGSVNLYLFSFSLFKYLTKQRTYITTSNIPKNKKDMNNSMYSKNGNHTNSNINNRNHKIVIRNNHINKYEQDNTNKYINKQINNNKNKLDEEEKLKKLKKLKNKKKNLKKKIKYYLLYLQYIINIYKEEYYTIYYNIKLIISSFIFYLLHIILNLYKNYSVRILCNANYIFLITSLGLFSCALSFSLEDILLRYKKYKINIDITVLDKINKNTLIVFLFSNILVGMFNILFQTLLLPLIFVIPILVFYSFLILLFTKCLPPSIRHPKKKTHHEEKQKKE; this comes from the coding sequence atgagcAACATGAATATACTTGCGTATCTTTTGATATGTCCCTTtaacttaatatatatatttgaccTTCCTTCATATATACCTGAGTTAAATAAAAAGCTGGAGAATGACGAGGTGTTTATATATGGAAAAGAAATAAGAAAGAATGAATCTGCATATTCTTTacattatgaaaaatatttatatgaattatcAAGAAGATATTATgagataatattaaaatataataaggaGCTCGGGGTTAAtcaagaaaaagaatataatttaataataagtaGAGAgatagataaaaaaaaaaaaaaacaaaaaaatagtaCACAAggagaatataataatgatgatgataataattggAAATTATTCCAAATATATGAGAAGGAAGAACCCAGATCATACGAATTAATACGTGTTGAGATTTACAAAAAAgatattcttttaatttataaaaatgaaaaaaccAAATCAtcaataaaatttataataaagaaaagaaaagatataaaaaattatttctcATTATGTTATCaaaattgtataaataaattagataaaaatgattataatattttaaaaagtacaataaataatagtaaagaaaatataattaatagtgcttatatatatatgtatataatatttttctttttatgtatatatgtagaaaaaaatttatttttatactttcctatattattacaaaagtATGAAATACTAAcaacattatttattttatttattcctttaattctttttgtttttttttatttttattttactataATCAAGTTGATATGTTCTTGTCTAGTTTTATATGTAACATttcaattaatttattatactcAAGGTATGCCTATATATATGGAACATAGCATATTGAaacataaagaaaaagaagaaatttgtgatgaaaaagaagaaatttgtgatgaaaaagaagaaatttgtgatgaaaaagaagaaatttgtgatgaaaaagaagaaatttgtgatgaaaaagaagaaatttgtgatgaaaaagaagaaattcttgataaaaaaaaaaaaattcatgaaaaaaaaaaaaaaattcatgataaaaaagaagaaattgatgaaaaaaaaaaaaaaattcatgaTAAAAAAGACGAAAGtcatgataaaaatgaagacatAACATATCCTGttcaatataatatagaaaatgatTTATGGTACAGCTCAAAAAATGTAGATATTAAAATGTATTCATCTTCAAATAAAGgagaagaatatattatacagaATACATTAAAACATTTTAGATTAATGAATATGTGtatgacatatatatgtatctttGCTGttgatttttatttctttccaAATCATTTTTGTAAATCCTATTATTATGGAAATACACTAATGGATATAGGGATAGGTGCTTCTATAAGCTCCAGTGCATATTCtcaagaaataaaaaagtttacatatataaaagagaagaaaagaataattgaattaaaacatatagttttatttattttaggAATATCTAGATTTATTggaatatatctttttaattataattataatataagtgAATATGGAATACATTGGAATTTCTTTTTAACATTATGTACTACATTTCTTATAtctaatatatgttttattttattaaaaaggatacgttatatttttctttttagtaTAATCTCTATAATTCTTTTTGAAATAGCCATATACTATTTTGacttacataattatatattattaaaaaatgatagaTTAAATTTCTTTTCATCAAACAAAGAAGgcttatttaatattataggTTCTGttaatttgtatttattttctttctcattatttaaatatttaacaaAACAAAGGACATACATAACAACCTCGAACAttccaaaaaataaaaaggatatgAATAATTCTATGTATTCAAAGAACGGTAACCACACAAATagcaatataaataataggaATCATAAAATTGTAATTCggaataatcatataaataaatatgaacaagATAACACAAATAAGTAtattaataaacaaataaataataataagaataaacttgatgaagaagaaaaattaaaaaaattaaaaaaattaaaaaacaaaaaaaaaaatttaaaaaaaaaaattaaatattatttgttataccttcaatatataataaatatatataaagaagaatattatactatttattataatataaaattaattatatcatcttttattttttatttattacatataattcttaatttatataaaaattatagtgtgcgtatattatgtaatgcaaattatatttttttaataacatcATTGGGTTTGTTTTCTTGTGCCTTGAGTTTTTCCTtagaagatatattattaagatataaaaaatataaaataaatattgataTAACAGTATTGGataagataaataaaaatacattgaTAGTTTTTCTTTTCTCGAATATACTTGTGGGCATGTTCAATATTCTATTTCAAACTTTATTATTACCtcttatatttgtaataccTATATTGgtattttattctttcttAATACTGCTTTTTACAAAATGCTTACCACCTTCCATACGccatccaaaaaaaaaaacacatcaTGAggaaaagcaaaaaaaagaatga